The following coding sequences are from one Dama dama isolate Ldn47 chromosome 8, ASM3311817v1, whole genome shotgun sequence window:
- the GTF3C3 gene encoding general transcription factor 3C polypeptide 3: MSGFSPELIDYLEGKISFEEFERRREERKTREKKSLQEKGKSSVEENPNDSEVPSSSGINSTKSQGKDANEGETSDGVSKSVHKVFASMLGENEDEEEEEEEEEEEEEEETPEQPTAGDVFVLEMVLNRETKKMMKEKRPRSKLPRALRGLMGEANIRFARGEREEAILMCMEIIRQAPLAYEPFSTLAMIYEDQGDMEKSLQFELIAAHLNPSDTEEWVRLAEMSLEQDNIKQAIFCYTKALKYEPTNVRYLWERSSLYEQMGDHKMAMDGYRRILNLLSPSDGERFMQLTRDMAKSYYEANDVTSAINIIEEALSKHQGLVSMEDVNIAAELYISNKQYDRALEVITDFSGIVLEKRTTEEGTSEENKAGDNVICAIPDGVPIDITVKLMVCLVHLNILEPLNPLLTTLVEQNPEDMGDLYLDVAEAFLDVGEYNSALPLLSALVCSERYNLAVVWLRHAECLKALGYMERAAESYSKVVDLAPLHLDARISLSTLQQQLGRPEKALEALEPMYDPDTLAQDANAAQQELKLLLQRSTLLFSQGKMYGYVDTLLTMLAMLLKVAMNRAQVCLISSSKSGERHLYLIKVSRDKISDNNDQESANCDAKAIFAVLTSVLTKDDWWNLLLKAVYSLCDLSRFQEAELLVDSSLEYCSFYEDKPKRKELEYFGLSAAILDKNFRKAYNYIRIMVMENVNKPQLWNIFNQVTMHSQEVRHHRFCLRLMLKNPDNHALCVLNGHNAFVSGSFKHALGQYVQAFRTHPQEPLYNLCIGLTFIHMASQKYVLKRHALIVQGFSFLNRYLSLRGPCQETFYNLGRALHQLGLHHLAIHYYQKALELPPLVVEGIEIDQIDLRRDIAYNLSLIYQNSGNTGMAQKLLFTYCSI; this comes from the exons ATGTCGGGGTTCAGCCCGGAGCTCATCGACTATCTGGAAGGGAAGATTTCCTTTGAGGAGTTCgaaaggagaagagaagagagaaaaacccGCGAGAAGAAA AGTCTTCAGGAAAAAGGAAAGTCATCAGTTGAAGAAAATCCAAATGACTCTGAAGTTCCATCATCATCAGGAATAAACTCTACCAAATCTCAGGGCAAAGATGCCAATGAAG GCGAAACCTCAGATGGAGTCAGCAAGTCAGTTCATAAGGTCTTTGCTTCCATGCTTGGAGAGAAtgaagatgaggaggaggaagaggaggaagaggaggaggaggaggaggaagaaacgccTGAGCAGCCCACTGCTGGCGACGTGTTTGTACTGGAGATGGTTCTCAATCGTGAAACCAAGAAAATGATGAAA GAGAAAAGACCTCGGAGTAAGCTTCCCAGAGCTCTGAGAGGCCTCATGGGTGAGGCCAACATTCGCTTTGCTCGAGGAGAACGTGAAGAGGCGATACTGATGTGCATGGAAATCATAAGACAAG CTCCTTTGGCTTATGAGCCATTTTCTACTCTTGCTATGATATATGAGGACCAAGGTGACATGGAGAAATCATTGCAGTTTGAATTGATTGCTGCACACTTAAATCCCAGTGACACTGAAGAATGGGTTAGATTGGCAGAAATGTCCCTGGAACAAGACAATATTAAGCAGGCTATTTTTTGCTACACAAaag cactTAAATATGAACCTACTAACGTCCGTTACCTGTGGGAGCGATCAAGCCTTTATGAACAGATGGGAGATCACAAAATGGCAATGGATGGTTACAGGcgtattttaaaccttttgtctCCATCTGATGGAGAACGATTTATGCAATTGACTAGAGATATGGCAAA GAGTTACTATGAAGCCAATGATGTTACTTCAGCTATTAACATAATTGAAGAAGCTCTCTCAAAACACCAGGGCCTAGTCTCCATGGAAGATGTTAACATTGCAGCTGAACTATACATTTCTAATAAACAATATGACAGAGCTTTGGAG GTAATTacagatttttctggaattgtgctGGAAAAAAGAACTACAGAAGAAGGCACTTCGGAAGAGAATAAAG CTGGTGACAACGTTATCTGTGCTATACCTGATGGTGTGCCAATAGATATCACAGTGAAGCTGATGGTCTGCCTTGTACATCTCAACATTCTTGAACCACTTAAT CCTCTGTTGACAACACTTGTGGAACAGAATCCTGAAGACATGGGAGACCTCTATCTTGATGTTGCTGAAGCGTTCCTGGATGTTGGTGAATATAATTCTGCACTTCCCCTCCTTAGTGCACTGGTCTGCTCTGAAAGATACAACCTCGCAGTGGTTTGGCTTCGGCATGCAG AATGCTTAAAGGCCTTAGGCTATATGGAGCGTGCTGCCGAAAGCTATAGCAAAGTGGTTGATCTGGCCCCCCTTCATTTGGATGCAAGAATTTCACTTTCCACCCTTCAGCAGCAGTTGGGTCGTCCTGAGAAAGCTCTGGAAGCCCTGGAACCAATGTATGATCCAGATACATTAGCACAAGATGCAAACGCAGCGCAGCAG GAACTGAAGTTACTGCTTCAACGTTCTACTCTGTTGTTTTCACAAGGCAAAATGTATGGTTATGTGGACACCTTGCTTACCATGTTAGCCATGCTTTTAAAG GTAGCAATGAATAGAGCCCAAGTCTGCTTGATATCCAGTTCCAAATCTGGAGAGAGGCATCTCTACCTTATTAAAGTGTCAAGAGACAAAATATCAGACAACAATGACCAAGAGTCAGCAAATTGTGATGCAAAAG CAATATTTGCTGTACTCACGAGTGTCTTGACAAAAGATGACTGGTGGAACCTCCTTTTGAAGGCCGTATACTCCTTATGTGATCTATCCCGGTTCCAGGAGGCTGAGTTACTTGTAGATTCTTCACTGGAATACTGCTCATTTTATGAAGACAAGCCAAAACGCAAAGAGTTAGAATACTTTGGTCTCTCTGCTGCAATTCTGgacaaaaatttcagaaaggcATACAACTATATCAG AATAATGGTAATGGAAAATGTCAATAAACCCCAGCTCTGGAACATTTTCAATCAAGTTACCATGCATTCCCAGGAAGTACGACATCATCGCTTTTGTCTGCGTTTAATGCTGaaaaacccagataatcatgccCTGTGTGTCTTAAATGGACACAATGCCTTCGTGTCTGGTAGTTTTAAGCATGCACTTG GACAGTATGTGCAGGCCTTTCGCACCCATCCCCAGGAGCCACTCTATAACCTCTGTATAGGCCTAACCTTTATTCACATGGCATCCCAGAAGTATGTATTAAAGAGACATGCTCTTATTGTGCAG GGCTTTTCCTTTCTTAATCGATACCTCAGTTTACGTGGGCCTTGCCAGGAGACATTCTACAACTTGGGCCGTGCCCTTCACCAACTGGGGCTGCATCATCTTGCAATCCACTATTATCAGAAGGCCCTGGAGCTCCCTCCGCTTGTGGTAGAG